The following are from one region of the Leptospira perdikensis genome:
- a CDS encoding beta-propeller fold lactonase family protein, translating into MNHPFWPIKMRKPSLLTIILFSFTSCVYHPLWRPYFFPENDSVSKLNLQIASIFFLIQPRIFSFSKNSGVEGETILLEGVNFSEQVSENRVFFSGSIEATINEASTTRLSVQVPLGAKSGAVTIQNKQGVTQSFETFTVYRYFVSFSAGTNTELYTLNMNTGAIIQATGSPYPLISNSAKFSNNGRFAFSGGFGITNISSYMVNPTEGFLSSLNTNAGTTALDPIFFAFHPSNNFFYASTHSSATIGAFVLDQNTGMLTKINDFSQPCSCTLNHLAITPNGKFLYVNGNGGAEPIIGYSIDQTTGALSNLANSPFTAGNTTNMEALIIDSSSQYLYSVAGTNLIIGKQIDPITGNLTAIPGSPFPGTAGNFRAVMHPSGKYFYTVNIAGANLAKHDISPIDGSISAPNSILTFGSNLQFVTLDPTGTYGFVSNIAGNNFYQFKVNADTGVPSLMNSGNPYPASATPSGPEPYRVAQ; encoded by the coding sequence ATGAATCACCCTTTCTGGCCAATCAAAATGCGAAAACCCAGCCTACTTACGATCATCTTATTCTCTTTTACTTCTTGTGTCTACCATCCGCTCTGGAGACCCTATTTTTTTCCCGAAAACGATTCCGTATCCAAACTCAATTTACAAATTGCTTCTATTTTTTTTCTCATACAACCTAGGATTTTTTCTTTTTCAAAAAATTCAGGTGTGGAAGGGGAAACGATTCTCCTGGAAGGAGTGAATTTTTCAGAGCAGGTCTCAGAAAACAGAGTATTCTTTTCTGGATCTATAGAAGCGACAATCAACGAGGCCTCTACCACAAGGCTCAGCGTTCAAGTACCACTAGGTGCCAAATCAGGGGCAGTCACAATTCAAAATAAACAAGGCGTAACACAAAGTTTCGAAACTTTTACTGTTTATCGATATTTCGTCAGTTTTTCCGCCGGAACCAATACGGAATTATACACACTCAATATGAATACTGGTGCTATCATTCAGGCCACAGGATCACCCTATCCGCTCATTTCCAATTCAGCAAAGTTTTCTAACAATGGTCGGTTTGCCTTTTCTGGTGGATTTGGAATCACAAATATTTCTAGTTATATGGTAAATCCTACGGAAGGATTTTTATCTTCTCTAAACACGAATGCAGGTACGACAGCTCTCGATCCCATATTTTTTGCCTTTCATCCCTCAAACAATTTTTTTTATGCATCCACTCATAGCAGTGCCACGATCGGTGCCTTTGTCCTGGACCAAAACACCGGGATGCTCACAAAAATTAATGACTTCAGCCAACCCTGCTCCTGTACTCTCAACCATTTGGCCATCACTCCGAATGGAAAATTTTTATATGTCAATGGAAATGGAGGTGCCGAACCCATCATCGGTTATTCCATCGATCAAACAACTGGCGCCTTATCGAATTTAGCGAATTCTCCATTTACTGCGGGAAACACTACCAATATGGAAGCTCTTATCATTGATTCCTCATCTCAATATTTATATTCTGTAGCGGGCACAAATCTGATTATTGGAAAACAAATTGATCCAATTACAGGAAATCTAACAGCAATACCCGGAAGTCCCTTTCCGGGAACAGCGGGAAACTTCCGTGCGGTGATGCATCCATCGGGAAAGTACTTTTATACGGTGAATATCGCTGGAGCTAACTTAGCCAAACATGATATTTCTCCGATCGATGGATCCATTTCCGCTCCCAATTCCATTTTGACTTTTGGATCCAATTTACAATTCGTCACTTTGGATCCCACAGGAACGTATGGATTTGTCAGCAATATTGCAGGAAACAATTTTTACCAATTCAAAGTGAACGCAGACACAGGGGTTCCAAGCCTTATGAATTCAGGGAATCCTTATCCAGCTTCTGCCACTCCCAGTGGACCGGAACCGTACCGCGTAGCCCAATGA